One region of Juglans microcarpa x Juglans regia isolate MS1-56 chromosome 7S, Jm3101_v1.0, whole genome shotgun sequence genomic DNA includes:
- the LOC121240330 gene encoding calcium-dependent protein kinase 1-like isoform X1 produces the protein MGNACVRCGITKSGFFPSVSPARQRTQMPDDTVSPHTKGEKVNELTLNQPQSPLLVKNKPPEQVTIPKPDTKTEPVQPTRAEKNPHKERVASAGLCAEVLKTKTDRFWEFFSLEKKLGEGNFGTTFLCVEKATGEEYACKTIAKWKLKTDKDVEDVRREIQIMHHLKGHPNVISIKGAYEDKMAVHIVMELCAGGELFDRIIKCGHYTERKAAALTRTIVGVVEACHSLGVMHRDLKPENFLFVNNQEDSLLKTIDFGLSIFFKPGEEFSDVVGSPNYIAPEVLQQRYGPEADVWSAGVILYILLCGVPPFRAVVSKQGIFQQVLYGDLNFSSDPWPSISDSAKDLVKSMLVQDPRRRLTAKEVLRHPWFQVDGVALDKPLDCAVLSRLEQFSPPNKLWKMALSDLQDLQESFSIVISL, from the exons ATGGGAAATGCTTGTGTCAGATGCGGCATTACTAAGAGTGGTTTCTTCCCTTCGGTTTCGCCTGCAAGGCAGAGAACCCAGATGCCTGATGACACGGTTTCTCCTCATACTAAGGGAGAAAAAGTCAATGAGTTGACCCTTAATCAACCACAATCACCTTTGCTGGTCAAAAATAAACCCCCGGAACAAGTTACGATACCAAAACCAGACACTAAAACGGAACCAGTACAACCCACAAGAGCCGAGAAGAACCCTCATAAGGAGAGGGTGGCGAGTGCAGGGCTTTGTGCTGAGGTGTTAAAAACGAAAACCGATCGTTTCTGGGAATTTTTCAGTTTGGAGAAGAAACTAGGCGAAGGGAATTTCGGAACAACGTTTCTATGTGTGGAGAAGGCCACTGGGGAAGAATATGCATGTAAAACTATTGCGAAGTGGAAGTTGAAAACAGACAAAGATGTTGAGGATGTGAGAAGGGAAATTCAGATAATGCACCATCTGAAGGGGCATCCAAATGTTATATCTATTAAAGGAGCTTATGAAGATAAAATGGCGGTGCATATTGTGATGGAACTATGTGCAGGAGGTGAGCTTTTCGATAGGATTATTAAGTGTGGGCACTATACAGAAAGAAAGGCAGCTGCACTTACTAGAACTATAGTTGGGGTTGTAGAAGCTTGTCATTCACTGGGGGTGATGCATCGTGACCTTAAGCCTGAGAATTTTCTCTTTGTCAACAATCAGGAGGATTCACTTCTCAAAACCATCGACTTTGGCCTATCAATATTCTTCAAACCAG GTGAAGAATTTTCTGACGTGGTTGGCAGCCCAAATTATATAGCACCAGAAGTTCTGCAACAACGTTATGGTCCAGAAGCAGATGTTTGGAGTGCTGGAGTGATTCTTTACATTCTATTATGTGGAGTGCCTCCCTTCCGGGCTG TAGTATCTAAGCAAGGGATATTCCAACAGGTCCTGTATGGTGATCTTAACTTCTCATCTGACCCGTGGCCTAGTATCTCCGATAGTGCAAAGGATTTAGTGAAAAGTATGCTTGTTCAAGATCCTAGAAGGCGTCTAACTGCAAAAGAAGTTTTGC GTCATCCCTGGTTTCAAGTTGATGGAGTTGCTCTTGACAAGCCTCTTGATTGTGCAGTTTTGAGTCGGTTGGAGCAATTTTCTCCCCCGAACAAGCTGTGGAAAATGGCTCTTAGT GACTTGCAGGATTTGcaggaatcattttccattgTGATATCACTGTAA
- the LOC121240330 gene encoding calcium-dependent protein kinase 1-like isoform X2 — protein sequence MGNACVRCGITKSGFFPSVSPARQRTQMPDDTVSPHTKGEKVNELTLNQPQSPLLVKNKPPEQVTIPKPDTKTEPVQPTRAEKNPHKERVASAGLCAEVLKTKTDRFWEFFSLEKKLGEGNFGTTFLCVEKATGEEYACKTIAKWKLKTDKDVEDVRREIQIMHHLKGHPNVISIKGAYEDKMAVHIVMELCAGGELFDRIIKCGHYTERKAAALTRTIVGVVEACHSLGVMHRDLKPENFLFVNNQEDSLLKTIDFGLSIFFKPGEEFSDVVGSPNYIAPEVLQQRYGPEADVWSAGVILYILLCGVPPFRAVVSKQGIFQQVLYGDLNFSSDPWPSISDSAKDLVKSMLVQDPRRRLTAKEVLRHPWFQVDGVALDKPLDCAVLSRLEQFSPPNKLWKMALSDLQESFSIVISL from the exons ATGGGAAATGCTTGTGTCAGATGCGGCATTACTAAGAGTGGTTTCTTCCCTTCGGTTTCGCCTGCAAGGCAGAGAACCCAGATGCCTGATGACACGGTTTCTCCTCATACTAAGGGAGAAAAAGTCAATGAGTTGACCCTTAATCAACCACAATCACCTTTGCTGGTCAAAAATAAACCCCCGGAACAAGTTACGATACCAAAACCAGACACTAAAACGGAACCAGTACAACCCACAAGAGCCGAGAAGAACCCTCATAAGGAGAGGGTGGCGAGTGCAGGGCTTTGTGCTGAGGTGTTAAAAACGAAAACCGATCGTTTCTGGGAATTTTTCAGTTTGGAGAAGAAACTAGGCGAAGGGAATTTCGGAACAACGTTTCTATGTGTGGAGAAGGCCACTGGGGAAGAATATGCATGTAAAACTATTGCGAAGTGGAAGTTGAAAACAGACAAAGATGTTGAGGATGTGAGAAGGGAAATTCAGATAATGCACCATCTGAAGGGGCATCCAAATGTTATATCTATTAAAGGAGCTTATGAAGATAAAATGGCGGTGCATATTGTGATGGAACTATGTGCAGGAGGTGAGCTTTTCGATAGGATTATTAAGTGTGGGCACTATACAGAAAGAAAGGCAGCTGCACTTACTAGAACTATAGTTGGGGTTGTAGAAGCTTGTCATTCACTGGGGGTGATGCATCGTGACCTTAAGCCTGAGAATTTTCTCTTTGTCAACAATCAGGAGGATTCACTTCTCAAAACCATCGACTTTGGCCTATCAATATTCTTCAAACCAG GTGAAGAATTTTCTGACGTGGTTGGCAGCCCAAATTATATAGCACCAGAAGTTCTGCAACAACGTTATGGTCCAGAAGCAGATGTTTGGAGTGCTGGAGTGATTCTTTACATTCTATTATGTGGAGTGCCTCCCTTCCGGGCTG TAGTATCTAAGCAAGGGATATTCCAACAGGTCCTGTATGGTGATCTTAACTTCTCATCTGACCCGTGGCCTAGTATCTCCGATAGTGCAAAGGATTTAGTGAAAAGTATGCTTGTTCAAGATCCTAGAAGGCGTCTAACTGCAAAAGAAGTTTTGC GTCATCCCTGGTTTCAAGTTGATGGAGTTGCTCTTGACAAGCCTCTTGATTGTGCAGTTTTGAGTCGGTTGGAGCAATTTTCTCCCCCGAACAAGCTGTGGAAAATGGCTCTTAGT GATTTGcaggaatcattttccattgTGATATCACTGTAA